From Alternaria dauci strain A2016 chromosome 2, whole genome shotgun sequence:
CAAAAAGGCAATCTCATACGCGCTTGAGCACGAGAGGCAATATTTCGAGAACCACAAGGCGTACCGCAACAAGGCAGCATACTGCGGTACTCCTTACCTGGCGCGGAAGTTGAACTTGGTAAGTTCAGGCTCGTGTGTACTTGGGTAGTCAGCAGCTAACAGCTACAGATCCTTATGATGCATATCAAACAGACCCTTCCCGATATCAAAGCCCGCATCGCTTCGTCGCTACAAAAGTATCAGGCAGAACTTTCTTCGCTGGGCAACTCCATGCTCGGCAACAGTTCCAACATTGTCCTAAACATGATTACCGAATTCACCAACGAATACAGGGGAGTGCTAGAGGGCAACAACCAAGAGCTATCCGCAGTTGAGCTGTCTGGTGGAGCCCGTATCTCTTTCGTCTATCACGAGTTGTATGCCAACGGTGTAAAGGCCGTTGACCCCTTCGACCAGGTCAAAGATATGGACATCCGGACTGTTCTCTACAACTCGTCTGGTTCATCCCCCGCGCTGTTCGTTGGTACTACTGCTTTCGAACTCATTGTCAAGCAGCAAATCAAGCGACTAGAAGAACCTAGCTTGAAGTGTGTCAGCCTCGTCTACGATGAGTTGATTCGAATTCTCAGCCAACTTCTCAACAAGAACACTTTCCGGAGATACCCAGGATTGAAGGAGAAGCTGCATCAGGTCGTTGTCAGCTTTTTTAAGAAGGCTATGGAGCCCACCAACAAGCTCGTAAAAGACCTTGTCGCTATGGAGTCTGTCTATATCAACACTGGCCACCCTGACTTCATCAATGGTTCGCGTGCCATGGCGATTGTGCACGAGCGACACAACAGCAGTAGGCCTCAGCAGGTAGACCCCAAGACTGGAAAGCCACTCCCACCTAGTGTCCCGCCGCGGTCGATATCACCATCGCTTGATCCTAACGAGGGCGGTGGCTTCTTTGGCTCATTCTTCGCTagcaagaacaagaagaagatggcggCTATGGAGCCTCCGCCACCCACACTGAAGGCTTCAGGCACCCTTTCTGAAAAGGAGTCGCAAGAAGTTGAAGTTATTAGTAAGGTTCCCCTGGCGCCGATTGTGTACATGACTAACAATGTCCAGAACTACTGATTACCTCATACTTCAACATTGTCCGTCGAACAATGATTGATATGGTACCCAAGGCCATCATGTTGAACCTTGTGCAATGGACCAAGGAGAACATGCAAGGCGAGCTTCTCACTAACATGTACAAGACAGACGAGCTCGACGAGCTGCTGAAGGAGTCAGAGTACACTGTCAAAAGGCGGAAGGACTGCCAGCAGATGGTGGAGAGCCTGACCAAAGCGCAGGAGATTGTCAATCAAGTGCAGTAGATGGGCGCATATCTGGGGCGGTCTTGCTGCTAGACTTGCGTGTTGTCCGGGTTCGGCATTCTACCATGGTATGCAAGGTGTTTTGGGTGCTAGCTGTCTAAATTTTTGTCTTGGGCTCGCTCAGAGCGTAGTCATGTATGCGATTGATGCGAGCAAACTATATATGTCGTGATCCTTGTGCTCTTGATGTGATGCGTGATGGTGTTCTCACTGTGGCTTGTATGCGGCGTGCGGAGAACGCACAGGCCACCGAGCATCTCGAAAAGTCGCAATGGACTGAGATGCACGCCTCTCCAGCACAAGAGCGGCCATGCTGCTCCCACGGATATTTGCGCCTGTCCGCGCATCGTTGGCGACATCTACGACTTTCATCGCCCCCTCTACCCGTGTTCTCGATGCTCTCCGCGTAGCCAATGGCACCTCGGCCCCTACCCCGGTCCTCTCCTTCGTAAGACACTCAGCGCATCAGGCCCAAGGACGAGCCAACGGAGCAAAGGACGGGCCTGGCAAACGGTTAGGAGCCAAGAAGAGTGGAGGTTTGTCTAGTCGACTAGGCGGTTCATTAGGGTAGCATGGCTAATTGCAATGTAGGAGAGTATGTCATCCCAGGAAACATCATCTTCCGCCAACGAGGCACAGCGTGGTTTCCCGGCGAGAACTGCAAATTTGGCCGCGATCACTGCATCTTTGCTACGGAGTCTGGTTACGTACGATACTACCGTGATCCGAGGAAACACCCAAAGAGACAGTACATTGGCGTTGCCCTCGAGAAAGACCACACGCTTCCATACCCACCAAACGCGGCGAGGCGGAGACGACTAAACATGCTCGCCGTCCCCATCACATCACCCACAAACCCGTCTGCCGATGCAGTCGTCATATCCGATCTACAAGTCGGCGACGGCACAGGCAGCCCGAGCAACGTCCGCGAGACCCCGCGCGAAGCGACAAGGAAGGGACTGACCTTGACCAAGGGCAAGGGATATGCGTACCGTGAGGCCAACTGGCAGATTGGACGGGCGGCAGAGAGAGCGGGTGTACAGGTCAAGGAATTTGTGCCTGGCGACCGATGGACGGCGTGGCGGAAGAGGAGCACAAGGATCCAGGCGAACATGGAGAGGAAGAGACTCAGAACTGCGGGCAAGAAGGCCAGCAAGCCCAAGGCGAGGAAGGCGAGGGCTTAAGGCAGTGTCACAACATACCTTGGCTTGTATGAATACACGTGTATATTGAAGACAGTAAGCCTTGTTTGGCCGCGTACCCACTTGAGAAGCAAGGGGAGCGAGGACATCATCAGGAAGAAAGTGCTCAGCACGACTATAACCTTGCAGAATCCTTCCAGACCAGGCCTCCTTGGTCTTCGATATAGTGCCTCCCCTTTGTCCATCCCATCCATGTGCTCAACGTATCTTCGCCCCCATGGCCAGGCTTCAAGCCCTTTTCGCTCCACCCACTGCCGTCCAATCCTATGCCCTGACCTTCTGCCGCCGATCGCCCATCGTCGCCGTCATGGATAGCATACCCAGGGGTGGACTTCAAGGTTACAGCCGGCCGTTGATCGAAGCCTTGGGTCTCAAGCTCATCCTGTGTAAGCACAGGCGTGCAGCATGCATCCGTACCGTCAAATATAGCCTCCCACTCCTCGcgcgtcttcttcttgaacTCTAGTACAAAGAAGTCCTTGAGTTTTGGCCAATCTGCCTTATCGTCCCTGTTCCCAGGTAGATCCGACGGCTCGAGGCCCATACCCTTGAGCAAGGCGGCGTAGAACTGTGGTTCAATCGCGCCCACTGCCATGTACTTCCCGTCCTTGGTCTCGTATGTATCGTAAAATGGCGCTCCGCCATCGAGCATGTTCGTCCCCCGCTCCCCCTTCCAAACCTCCGTCTTCAGTCCTAATCGCGGCATAGTCGCCAATACGGCACTCCCATCCACCATGTTTGCCTCGACGATCTGTCCATAGCCGCTTCTTTCCCTCGCCAGCAGCGCCAGCACTATACCCATAAAACACATGGCGCCGCCTCCCGCGAAATCTCCAACTACATTGCCCGGTGCATATGGCCTCTCCCCTTTGCGCCCAAACATACTCAACACACCGGAGACAGCAATGTAATTGATATCGTGCCCGGCCATTTGACTGTATTTCCCGTCTCGACGGAAGCCGGTCATGCGCGCCACGATTAACCGCTTGTTCAGCCTCAACAGCACCTTTTCAGGGTCGAGACCGGCTTTCTCCAGCACGCCAGGTCGGAAGGGATCAATCACAACGTCGACTTTTGCGACAATCTTCTTGATCAGCTCAACGCCTGCAGGAGACTTGAGATTGACGCATATCGAGGTTTTGCGGCGCGTCAGCTGGTCGGCGGACGGGGTTGCGGGTGCGCGGTCGAGGCGGAGGACTGTTGCGCCGTAGTCTGCGAGGAGCATGCCAGCGAAGGGCCCTGGATGCTATTAGACGCTATCCATACAAGTTTATGTGGGCAAAGGAGCTCGGGTTTACCTGGAGCGAGACCTGCGAATTCGAGCACGCGGATATCCGACAGCGGAGGCGGTTGGTGTGCTGTTGTCATGGTGAAGTCGTTGTTGAGTACGCCGTGCTACTTGGGACGATTGAAAGGATGCAAGTCAAACAAGATTGACGCGAACTTAATGGTATACATGCTCGACGTCGACATGGTTGATTGCGGCTAAGGAGTCCCGCGCGGAGAAGCAtgcgctgatgccgaggtGCGGATGTCGTGAGCTGGAAAGCTGGGGTAACTAGCTCCCTTGGTCACCTTCGCGTTTGAATAGTTTGCACGTACGCGCACTCGTGTACTGACAACCATGGAATTGTTCTTCTGCCCTGGGCCTATGGAGCTGAGACTGATGTGGTATGGTATGCTagcaaaaaaaaaaaagacgTGTAGATGCGCGGGCTTGATACGCGTTCCCCTACCTACTCTTTCCCCACTGGTAGTATTAGGCATCAGCGCCTACTTGTCTACCCTGAACGACCTGACAACGACCCAAAACCCTCACGTAGGTAACTTCAGTCGCTTTGGAGTCATAGCTCTTTCATCAAACGCTCGACAACAGACGTGGCTTCCTCCTATGATCGCGACCACATCATGCCTCCTCAACTAAGACAGCGCACATCGCGCGTCAAACCTCAGTCTTACGCCCTTGCTTCCAATTCCTCTCCGAGTCAAACTAGCCTCCTCATGTCTGAACATACAGAAAACTCGGTATACAGCACACCTCCAATCTATACTATCGATCTCTCACTGCCACCACGTGAGCGCTATGTCTTGGTCGCCACTGACTACGCCGATACTCTGCGCGAGATGCCAGTGCTTTACAATGAAGCGGTAGAGCATTTGAAGCTGCCTGTTGGATTCTTCCATCTTATGGGCCGCACGCTCTTGCGTCGTCTTCATAACGACGAACAGACTGAGGAGCTCAGAGGGATCAGCCAAGCATGCGGGATCCCGATGTATCTGCTCGTCGCTTACAATGTCTTCCTGGACCTTCTCATGGGCTGCACGAGCGGTGGCGTCATGGTCAAGGAGCCTAAAGTCGAGGCAACGATGATGCACTTCCGAACGTTGGATTGGTCCATGCCTCTCTTGCGGCAGGTCATTGTACAGTTCGAGTACGTTAACAGGTCAGGCGGCGACGTGATAGCGAGGACAGTGGGCTATGTGGGTTTTGTGGGTGTACTTACAGGCGTGAGGAATGGACTGAGCGTGTCACTCAACTTCCGCCCTTACCACAATACCAGCGGACTGTCGGGGCCAAACATCAAGTATTACTGGAACACGCTGATGG
This genomic window contains:
- a CDS encoding mitochondrial 54S ribosomal protein bL27m encodes the protein MLLPRIFAPVRASLATSTTFIAPSTRVLDALRVANGTSAPTPVLSFVRHSAHQAQGRANGAKDGPGKRLGAKKSGGEYVIPGNIIFRQRGTAWFPGENCKFGRDHCIFATESGYVRYYRDPRKHPKRQYIGVALEKDHTLPYPPNAARRRRLNMLAVPITSPTNPSADAVVISDLQVGDGTGSPSNVRETPREATRKGLTLTKGKGYAYREANWQIGRAAERAGVQVKEFVPGDRWTAWRKRSTRIQANMERKRLRTAGKKASKPKARKARA